From a region of the Cyprinus carpio isolate SPL01 chromosome B21, ASM1834038v1, whole genome shotgun sequence genome:
- the sptan1 gene encoding spectrin alpha chain, non-erythrocytic 1 isoform X4: protein MDISGVKVLESADDIQERRQQVLDRYRRFKELSVVRRQKLEDSYRFQFFRRDADELEKWIQEKLQIASDENYKDPSNLQGKLQKHQAFEAEVQANAGAIIKLDETGNLMISESHFASETIRTRLEELHRLWDLLLQKTKEKGVRLLQAQKLVQYLRECEDALDWISDKEAIATSEELGQDLEHVEVLQKKFEEFQTDLAAHEERVNEVNQAAGKLTQENHPEAELILKKQEEVNAAWQRLKGLAQQRQGKLFGAAEVQRFNRDVDETISWIKEKEQLMASDDFGRDLASVQALLRKHEGLERDLAALEDKVNTLGGEADRLQQTHPQNASQIHLKRDELITNWEQIRTLAAERHARLNDSYRLQRFTADFRDLTSWVTEMKALINADELANDVAGAEALLDRHQEHKGEIDAHEDSFKSTDEAGQALLNTGHYASEEVKEKLGILSEEKVSLLELWELRRQQYEQCMDLQLFYRDTEQVDNWMSKQEAFLLNEDLGDSLDSVEALLKKHEDFEKSLSAQEEKITALDEFATKLIQNNHYAKEDVATRRDALLSRRNALHERAQFRRAALEDSFHLQQFFRDSDELKSWINEKMKTATDEAYKDPSNLQGKVQKHQAFEAELSANQSRIDALQKSGQELIDGKHYASSEVSTRMDEVSSQWKKLLEATELKGIKLREANQQQQFNRNVEDIELWLYEVEGHLASDDFGKDLTSVQNLQKKHALLEADVAAHQDRIDGITIQARQFQEAGHFDADNIRKKQEALVARYEALKEPMAARKQKLSDSLRLQQLFRDVEDEETWIREKEPIASSTNRGKDLIGVQNLLKKHQALQAEISGHEPRIKAVTQKGEAMIEEGHFAGEDVKAKLEELHNRWDGLKGKAAQRRQDLEDSLQAQQYFADANEAESWMREKEPIVGSTDYGKDEDSAEALLKKHEALMSDLSAYGSSIQALKEQAESCRQQVAPTDDETGKELVLALYDYQEKSPREVTMKKGDILTLLNSTNKDWWKVEVNDRQGFVPAAYVKKLDPTQSSSRENLLNEQGSIALRQDQIDNQTVVTKEVCSVSVRMKQVEELYGTLQELGEKRKDMLEKSCKKFMLFREANELQQWINEKESALTNEEVGSDLEQVEVLQKKFDDFQKDLKANESRLRDINKVASELESEGLMAEEAPVVQAQQVEMLGSAPGKDEADFKGASPWKSVRLAVQTTANFNTIKELNNRWRALQQLAEDRSNMLGSAHEVQRFHRDADETKEWIEEKNQALNTDNYGHDLASVQALQRKHEGFERDLAALGDKVNSLGETAERLIQSHPEAVDDIQEKCTELNTAWSSLVGRADQRKEKLGNSHDLQRFLSDFRDLMSWINGIRGLVSSDELAKDVTGAEALLERHQEHRTEIDARAGTFQAFEQFGQQLLARGHYASPEIQQKLEALERERADLEKAWVQRRMMLDQCLELQLFNRDCEQAENWMAAREAFLASDDKGDSLDSVEALIKKHEDFDKAINVQEEKIAALQSFADQLISADHYAKPEIFNRRNEVLDRWRRLKAQMIEKRSKLGESQTLQQFSRDVDEIEAWISEKLQTATDESYKDPTNIQLSKLLSKHQKHQAFEAELHANADRIRGVIDTGNALIQRGACAGSEDAVKARLNALDEQWQFLVNKSAEKSQKLKEANKQQNFNTGIKDFDFWLSEVEALLASEDYGKDLASVNNLLKKHQLLEADISAHEDRLKDLNGQADSLMASNAFDTSQVKDKRDAVNERFGKIKSMAAGRRAKLNESHRLHQFFRDLDDEESWIKEKKLLVSSEDYGRDLTGVQNLRKKHKRLEAELGAHEPAIQSVLETGKKLSDDNTIGQEEIQQRLAQFVEHWRELKDLAAARGQRLEESLEYQQFVANVEEEEAWINEKLNLVGSEDYGDTLAAVQGLLKKHEAFETDFTVHRDRVNDVCSNGDELIKKENHNVENIMAKMKALRGKVSELERAAAQRKSKLDENSAFLQFNWKADVVESWIGEKENSLKTDDYGRDLSSVQTLLTKQETFDAGLQAFQQEGITNITALKDQLLAAKHVQSKAIEARHATLMKRWNQLLSNSAARKKKLLEAQEHFRKVEDLFLTFAKKASAFNSWFENAEEDLTDPVRCNSLEEIRALRDAHDAFRSSLSSAEADFNQLAELDRQIKSYHVASNPYTWFTMEALEETWRNLQKIIKERELELQKEQRRQEENDKLRQEFAQHANAFHQWLQETRSCMVEESGTLESQLEATKRKHQEIRAMRSQLKKIEDLGAAMEEALILDNKYTEHSTVGLAQQWDQLDQLGMRMQHNLEQQIQARNTTGVTEEALKEFSMMFKHFDKEKSGRLNHQEFKSCLRSLGYDLPMVEEGEPDPEFESILDIVDPNRDGNVSLQEYMAFMISRETENVKSSEEIESAFRALSAENKPYVTKEELYQNLTKEQADYCISHMKPYLDGKGREIPSAFDFVEFTRSLFVN from the exons ATGGATATCAGCGGAGTTAAAGTTCTGGAGTCAGCCGACGACATCCAGGAGCGCCGTCAGCAGGTTCTTGACCGGTATCGTCGCTTCAAGGAGCTGTCCGTTGTGCGCAGACAGAAACTTGAAGACTCTTACCGGTTCCAGTTCTTCCGTCGAGATGCAGATGAGCTTGAGAAATGGATCCAAGAGAAGCTACAGATCGCCTCTGATGAGAACTACAAGGACCCCAGTAACCTACAG GGAAAGCTCCAGAAACATCAAGCCTTTGAGGCCGAGGTGCAGGCTAATGCTGGGGCCATCATTAAACTGGACGAGACCGGCAATCTCATGATATCTGAGAGCCATTTTGCATCTGAAACCATTCGA ACCCGTCTAGAGGAACTTCACCGTCTGTGGGACCTGCTGCTGCAGAAGACTAAAGAGAAGGGAGTGCGTCTCCTGCAGGCCCAGAAATTGGTGCAGTACCTCCGTGAGTGTGAGGATGCCCTGGACTGGATCAGTGACAAG GAAGCTATTGCCACTTCAGAGGAGCTTGGCCAGGACCTGGAGCATGTGGAGGTTCTGCAGAAGAAGTTTGAAGAATTCCAGACAGACCTGGCGGCCCACGAGGAGCGTGTGAATGAGGTGAACCAGGCAGCCGGTAAGCTTACCCAAGAGAACCATCCTGAGGCTGAGCTCATTCTGAAGAAGCAGGAGGAGGTGAACGCTGCCTGGCAGAGGCTGAAGGGTTTGGCTCAGCAAAGGCAGGGCAAACTATTTGGAGCTGCTGAGGTGCAGCGTTTCAACCG GGATGTGGATGAGACAATCAGCTGGATTAAGGAGAAGGAGCAGCTGATGGCATCTGATGATTTTGGGCGTGACCTTGCCAGCGTTCAAGCCCTGCTCCGGAAACACGAGGGGCTGGAAAGAGATTTGGCAGCCTTGGAGGACAAG GTAAACACTCTTGGCGGCGAGGCAGACCGTCTGCAGCAGACACACCCCCAGAATGCCTCTCAGATCCACCTGAAAAGAGACGAACTCATTACCAACTGGGAGCAGATCCGTACCCTGGCAGCTGAACGACACGCTCGGCTCAATGACTCCTACAG GTTGCAGCGCTTCACTGCAGATTTTCGTGACCTGACCAGCTGGGTGACGGAGATGAAGGCTCTGATCAATGCAGATGAGCTGGCCAACGATGTGGCCGGAGCAGAGGCCCTGCTTGACCGCCATCAGGAGCATAAg GGCGAGATTGATGCTCATGAGGACAGTTTTAAATCTACCGATGAGGCTGGGCAGGCTCTGCTGAACACTGGACATTATGCTTCTGAGGAAGTCAAAGAAAAG CTGGGCATCCTGTCTGAAGAGAAAGTGTCTCTTCTGGAGCTGTGGGAGCTACGCAGGCAGCAGTATGAGCAGTGCATGGACCTGCAGCTGTTTTACAGAGACACTGAGCAGGTCGACAACTGGATGAGCAAGCAAGAG GCTTTCCTGCTGAATGAAGATCTGGGTGACTCTCTGGACAGCGTTGAAGCTCTTCTGAAGAAACATGAAGACTTTGAGAAATCCCTCAGTGCCCAGGAAGAGAAGATCACT GCCCTGGATGAATTTGCCACCAAACTGATACAGAACAATCACTACGCCAAGGAGGATGTGGCCACTCGCAGAGATGCA CTGCTGAGCAGACGCAACGCTCTTCACGAGCGTGCTCAGTTTCGCCGTGCCGCCCTGGAGGACTCTTTCCATCTGCAGCAGTTTTTCCGGGACTCTGATGAGCTCAAGAGCTGGATCAATGAGAAGATGAAGACTGCCACTGACGAGGCCTACAAG GACCCATCCAACCTGCAGGGAAAGGTACAGAAGCACCAGGCCTTCGAAGCTGAGCTCTCTGCCAATCAAAGCCGCATTGATGCACTGCAGAAGTCAGGCCAGGAGCTGATTGATGGAAAACACTATGCTTCCAGCGAGGTGTCCACCCGAATGGATGAGGTCAGCTCTCAGTGGAAGAAACTTCTAGAGGCAACTGAACTCAAAG GGATTAAGTTGCGTGAAGCGAACCAGCAGCAGCAGTTCAATCGTAATGTAGAGGACATCGAGCTGTGGCTGTATGAGGTGGAGGGACACCTAGCCTCCGATGACTTTGGCAAAGACCTGACCAGTGTCCAGAATCTTCAAAAGAAACATGCTCTGCTGGAGGCTGATGTGGCTGCTCACCAG GACCGCATTGATGGCATTACTATTCAGGCCAGGCAATTCCAGGAGGCTGGCCATTTTGATGCTGATAACATCCGCAAAAAACAAGAGGCTCTTGTGGCACGCTACGAGGCTCTAAAGGAGCCCATGGCTGCCCGCAAACAGAAGCTGTCAGACTCTCTGCGCCTTCAACAACTTTTCAGGGATGTGGAAGATGAGGAGACCTGGATCCGAGAAAAGGAACCCATCGCTTCCTCCACCAACAGGG GAAAAGACCTTATTGGAGTCCAGAACCTTCTGAAGAAACATCAGGCTCTGCAGGCGGAAATCTCTGGCCATGAACCCCGAATCAAGGCTGTTACTCAGAAGGGGGAGGCCATGATTGAAGAAG GTCACTTTGCAGGGGAGGATGTAAAAGCTAAGCTGGAAGAGCTGCACAATCGTTGGGATGGACTGAAGGGAAAAGCGGCCCAGCGTAGACAGGATCTGGAGGACTCCCTTCAGGCTCAGCAGTACTTTGCTGATGCCAATGAGGCTGAGTCTTGGATGAGAGAGAAGGAGCCCATTGTAGGAAGCACCGACTATGGCAAAGATGAAGACTCTGCAGAG GCTCTGCTGAAGAAGCATGAGGCACTGATGTCTGATCTGAGTGCGTACGGCAGCAGCATCCAGGCCTTAAAAGAACAAGCTGAGTCCTGCAGA CAACAAGTGGCCCCCACTGATGATGAGACCGGCAAGGAGCTGGTTCTTGCTTTATACGACTACCAGGAGAAGAGTCCACGTGAGGTCACCATGAAGAAGGGCGACATCCTCACTCTGCTCAACAGCACCAACAAG GACTGGTGGAAAGTGGAAGTGAACGACAGGCAGGGCTTTGTTCCCGCAGCGTATGTGAAGAAGTTGGACCCGACTCAATCTTCCTCTCGTGAGAATCTGCTAAATGAACAGGGCAGCATTGCTCTGCGACAGGACCAAATAGACAATCA GACTGTGGTCACCAAGGAGGTGTGCAGCGTATCTGTACGCATGAAGCAGGTGGAGGAACT GTATGGTACACTCCAAGAATTGGGAGAGAAGAGGAAGGACATGCTGGAGAAGAGCTGCAAGAAGTTCATGCTTTTCCGTGAGGCGAATGAGCTGCAGCAGTGGATCAATGAGAAAGAATCAGCGCTTACTAATGAGGAGGTCGGCTCTGATCTGGAGCAAGTGGAAGTGCTGCAGAAGAAGTTTGATGACTTCCAGAAG GATCTGAAAGCAAATGAATCTCGGCTGAGGGATATAAACAAGGTGGCATCTGAGCTGGAGTCTGAAGGACTGATGGCTGAAGAGGCTCCTGTTGTGCAGGCCCAG CAAGTAGAGATGCTGGGCTCAGCTCCTGGCAAG GATGAAGCAGATTTCAAAGGTGCATCTCCATGGAAG TCTGTTCGCTTGGCTGTTCAAACAACGGCCAACTTTAATACTATTAAG GAGCTGAACAACCGCTGGAGGGCCTTGCAGCAGCTTGCTGAAGACCGAAGCAACATGCTGGGCAGTGCTCATGAGGTGCAGAGGTTCCACAG GGATGCTGATGAGACCAAGGAATGGATCGAAGAGAAGAACCAAGCCCTGAACACTGATAACTATGGCCATGACCTCGCCAGCGTGCAGGCTCTGCAGCGTAAGCATGAGGGCTTCGAGAGAGACCTGGCTGCTCTAGGAGACAag GTAAACTCTCTTGGTGAGACCGCAGAGCGTCTGATTCAGTCTCATCCCGAGGCTGTGGATGACATCCAGGAGAAGTGCACCGAGCTAAACACTGCCTGGAGCAGCCTGGTGGGTCGTGCTGACCAACGCAAAGAAAAACTGGGCAACTCTCACGACCTGCAGCGCTTCCTCAGTGACTTCAG AGATCTCATGTCCTGGATCAATGGAATCAGAGGGCTGGTGTCTTCAGATGAGCTGGCCAAGGACGTCACTGGAGCTGAAGCCCTGTTGGAGAGACATCAG GAACACCGCACTGAGATCGACGCCCGTGCAGGCACCTTCCAGGCTTTTGAACAATTTGGACAGCAGCTGCTTGCCCGTGGCCACTATGCCAGCCCTGAGATCCAACAGAAGCTGGAGGCTCTTGAACGGGAACGTGCTGACCTAGAGAAGGCCTGGGTCCAGCGCAGGATGATGCTGGATCAGTGCCTGGAGCTGCAG CTATTCAACCGTGACTGCGAGCAGGCTGAGAACTGGATGGCAGCTCGCGAGGCCTTCTTGGCCAGCGATGACAAGGGAGACTCCCTGGACAGCGTGGAGGCTCTAATCAAAAAACATGAAGACTTTGATAAGGCTATCAATGTGCAG GAAGAGAAAATTGCAGCACTGCAGTCTTTCGCTGACCAGCTCATTAGCGCTGACCACTACGCCAAACCTGAGATCTTTAATCGTCGTAATGAGGTCTTAGACAG GTGGCGCCGTCTCAAGGCTCAGATGATTGAGAAACGCTCTAAGCTGGGTGAGTCCCAAACTCTGCAGCAGTTCAGCAGAGATGTAGATGAGATCGAAGCATGGATCAGTGAGAAACTTCAAACCGCCACCGACGAATCTTACAAGGACCCCACCAACATCCAG CTGTCCAAGCTACTG AGCAAGCACCAGAAGCACCAGGCTTTTGAGGCTGAGTTACACGCTAATGCTGATCGTATCCGCGGGGTGATTGACACAGGCAATGCTCTCATCCAGAGAGGTGCCTGTGCTGGAAGTGAGGATGCCGTCAAG GCTCGTCTTAATGCTCTGGATGAGCAGTGGCAGTTCCTCGTCAACAAATCTGCCGAGAAGAGTCAAAAACTGAAAGAGGCAAACAAGCAGCAGAACTTCAACACTGGCATCAAGGACTTTGACTTCTGGTTGTCTGAG GTTGAGGCTCTTCTTGCCTCTGAGGATTATGGCAAAGATCTGGCCTCAGTCAACAATCTCCTTAAGAAGCATCAGCTTTTGGAGGCTGACATCTCTGCTCATGAG GATCGTCTGAAGGATCTCAATGGCCAGGCTGACAGTCTGATGGCCAGCAATGCCTTCGACACCTCTCAGGTTAAGGACAAGCGTGATGCCGTCAACGAACGCTTTGGCAAAATCAAGAGCATGGCTGCTGGGCGCCGTGCCAAGCTGAACGAGTCGCATCGTCTGCACCAGTTCTTCAGGGATCTGGACGATGAGGAATCTTGGATCAA GGAAAAGAAGTTGTTGGTGAGCTCGGAGGACTATGGACGTGATTTGACAGGAGTACAGAATCTAAGGAAGAAACACAAGAGGCTGGAGGCTGAACTTGGAGCACACGAGCCGGCCATTCAG TCTGTATTGGAAACTGGGAAGAAGCTGTCTGATGACAACACCATTGGGCAGGAGGAGATCCAGCAGAGGCTGGCCCAGTTTGTGGAGCACTGGAGGGAACTGAAAGATCTGGCTGCTGCTCG TGGACAGAGGCTTGAGGAGTCGCTGGAGTACCAGCAGTTTGTGGCAAATGTGGAGGAAGAGGAAGCTTggattaatgagaaattgaacctGGTTGGAAGTGAGGATTATGGTGATACTCTGGCAGCTGTGCAg GGCTTATTGAAAAAACACGAAGCATTTGAAACTGATTTTACCGTGCACAGGGACCGAGTGAATGATGTTTGTTCCAATGGAGATGAACTTATCAAAAAG GAAAACCACAACGTGGAGAACATCATGGCTAAAATGAAGGCCCTACGTGGGAAAGTGTCAGAGCTGGAGAGAGCTGCAGCTCAGAGGAAATCTAAACTGGATGAGAACTCTGCCTTCCTTCAATTCAACTGGAAGGCTGACGTGGTGGAGTCCTGGATTG GCGAGAAGGAAAACAGCCTGAAGACTGATGACTATGGTCGAGATCTCTCCTCGGTGCAGACTCTGCTCACTAAACAG GAAACCTTTGATGCTGGGCTTCAGGCCTTCCAGCAGGAGGGCATCACCAACATCACAGCCCTGAAAGACCAGCTGTTGGCTGCCAAACACGTACAGTCCAAGGCCATTGAGGCTCGTCATGCCACCCTGATGAAGCGCTGGAACCAGCTGCTGTCCAACTCAGCCGCCCGCAAGAAGAAGCTTCTGGAGGCCCAGGAGCACTTCAGAAAG GTCGAGGATCTGTTCCTCACCTTTGCCAAGAAGGCCTCAGCCTTCAACAGCTGGTTTGAGAACGCTGAAGAAGATCTGACAGACCCTGTGAGGTGCAACTCTCTGGAGGAGATCAGGGCCCTGCGGGACGCCCATGACGCCTTCCGCTCCTCGCTCAGCTCCGCAGAGGCCGACTTCAACCAACTGGCAGAACTTGATCGCCAGATCAAGAGTTACCACGTGGCCTCCAATCCATACACTTGGTTCACCATGGAGGCTCTAGAGGAGACCTGGAGGAACCTTCAAAAGATCATCAAG gAGCGAGAGCTGGAGCTACAGAAGGAACAGAGGAGACAGGAAGAGAACGATAAACTCAGACAAGAGTTTGCCCAACATGCCAATGCCTTCCACCAATGGCTGCAGGAGACCAG GTCCTGCATGGTGGAAGAATCCGGAACTCTAGAGTCACAGCTAGAGGCCACTAAG